The Streptomyces aurantiacus genome includes a region encoding these proteins:
- a CDS encoding nucleotidyltransferase family protein, protein MTHNQDQVAGLLLAAGGGRRLGGRPKALLEHRGRPLVEHAVGVLRAAGCARVHVVLGARADTVRERAELPGCVLVDNPDWEEGMGSSLRAGLESLRGTGAGAALVSLVDQPGIGPEAVARLLAAHRSPATLASASYEGRRGHPVLLGADHWAGIAATATGDRGARAYLKEHADAITLVECADVAQPYDIDTVADLAHLEQHPG, encoded by the coding sequence ATGACGCACAACCAGGACCAGGTCGCCGGGCTGCTCCTCGCCGCGGGCGGCGGCCGGCGCCTCGGCGGACGCCCCAAGGCCCTCCTCGAACACCGGGGGCGCCCGCTGGTGGAGCACGCGGTCGGAGTGCTGCGCGCCGCCGGCTGCGCCCGGGTCCACGTCGTGCTGGGGGCCCGGGCCGACACCGTACGGGAGCGGGCGGAGCTGCCCGGGTGCGTACTGGTGGACAACCCGGACTGGGAGGAGGGCATGGGCTCCTCGCTGCGGGCGGGACTGGAGTCCCTGCGGGGCACCGGAGCGGGCGCCGCTCTCGTGTCGCTGGTCGACCAGCCCGGCATCGGCCCCGAGGCGGTGGCCCGGCTCCTGGCCGCCCACCGGTCCCCCGCGACGCTCGCCTCGGCCTCCTACGAAGGCAGGCGCGGCCACCCCGTCCTCCTCGGCGCCGACCACTGGGCGGGGATCGCCGCGACTGCGACGGGCGACCGGGGGGCACGCGCCTACCTGAAGGAGCACGCGGACGCGATCACGCTCGTCGAGTGCGCGGACGTGGCACAGCCGTACGACATCGACACGGTGGCGGACCTCGCACACCTGGAACAGCACCCGGGGTGA
- a CDS encoding dihydrofolate reductase family protein, translating to MGKLVLTSFITLDGVHQAPGGPTEDPSGGFTQGGWSVPYGDDDFGRFVTEVFSDVGAFLLGRRTYDIFAGHWPRMTDPADPVATKLNSLPKYVASSSLTDPEWAGTTVIRGDLAEEVTAIKDKTRGEVQVHGSGALARSLLALDLVDTVHLLSFPVVLGAGRRLFADGGLPTAFRHTAARVTGAGVTIHTYDLAGRPEYGTYELPDAGA from the coding sequence ATGGGCAAGCTCGTTCTCACCTCGTTCATCACCCTGGACGGCGTCCACCAGGCCCCCGGAGGCCCCACCGAGGACCCCAGCGGCGGCTTCACCCAGGGCGGCTGGAGCGTCCCCTACGGCGACGACGACTTCGGGCGGTTCGTCACCGAGGTCTTCTCCGACGTGGGCGCCTTCCTGCTCGGCCGCCGCACCTACGACATCTTCGCCGGGCACTGGCCGAGGATGACCGACCCGGCCGACCCGGTCGCCACGAAGCTCAACTCCCTGCCGAAGTACGTCGCCTCGTCGAGCCTCACGGACCCCGAGTGGGCCGGCACCACCGTGATCCGCGGCGACCTCGCCGAGGAGGTCACCGCCATCAAGGACAAGACCCGGGGCGAGGTGCAGGTCCACGGCAGCGGTGCCCTCGCGCGGTCCCTCCTGGCGCTCGACCTCGTCGACACCGTGCACCTGCTGTCGTTCCCCGTCGTCCTCGGCGCCGGACGCCGTCTCTTCGCCGACGGCGGCCTACCGACCGCGTTCAGGCACACCGCGGCGCGGGTCACGGGCGCGGGCGTGACCATCCACACGTACGACCTGGCAGGACGCCCCGAGTACGGCACGTACGAACTCCCGGACGCGGGCGCGTGA
- the aceB gene encoding malate synthase A, giving the protein MSAPAPSPLAIVDAEPLPRQEEVLTDEALAFVAELHRRFTPRRDELLALRAGRRAEIARTSTLDFLPETAAIRADDSWRVAPSPEALNDRRVEITGPTDRKMTINALNSGARIWLADFEDASAPTWENVVLGQVNMADAYTRNIDFTDERTGRSYALKAPGELATVVMRPRGWHLDERHLVDADGTPVPGALVDFGLYFFHNAQRLLDLGKGPYFYLPKTESHLEARLWNEVFVFAQDHVGIPQGTVRATVLIETITAAYEMEEILYELRDHASGLNAGRWDYLFSIVKNFRDGGQKFVLPDRNAVTMTAPFMRAYTELLVRTCHKRGAHAIGGMAAFIPSRRDEEVNKVAFEKVKADKDREAGDGFDGSWVAHPDLVPIAMASFDAVLGDKPNQKDRLREDVDVKAADLIAVDSLEARPTYDGLVNAVQVGIRYIEAWLRGMGAVAIFNLMEDAATAEISRSQIWQWINAGVEFEHDGHTVKATPELTREIAARELADIRAELGEEAYAAGRWQQAHDLLLTVALDEDYADFLTLPAYEQLAG; this is encoded by the coding sequence ATGTCCGCACCAGCGCCGTCCCCGCTGGCCATCGTCGACGCCGAGCCCCTGCCCCGGCAGGAGGAGGTCCTCACCGACGAGGCCCTCGCCTTCGTGGCCGAGTTGCACCGGCGGTTCACGCCCCGGCGTGACGAGCTTCTCGCCCTGCGCGCCGGGCGCCGCGCCGAGATCGCCCGCACCTCCACGCTCGACTTCCTCCCGGAGACCGCCGCGATCCGCGCGGACGACTCCTGGCGAGTGGCCCCGTCGCCCGAGGCCCTGAACGACCGCCGCGTCGAGATCACCGGGCCCACCGACCGCAAGATGACCATCAACGCCCTCAACTCGGGCGCCAGGATCTGGCTGGCGGACTTCGAGGACGCCTCCGCGCCGACCTGGGAGAACGTGGTCCTCGGCCAGGTGAACATGGCCGACGCGTACACCCGGAACATCGATTTCACGGACGAGCGCACCGGCAGGTCGTACGCCCTGAAGGCACCCGGGGAACTGGCCACGGTCGTGATGCGCCCGCGCGGCTGGCATCTGGACGAGCGCCACCTCGTCGACGCCGACGGCACCCCGGTCCCCGGCGCCCTCGTCGACTTCGGCCTGTACTTCTTCCACAACGCCCAGCGGCTGCTGGACCTCGGCAAGGGCCCGTACTTCTACCTGCCGAAGACGGAGTCGCACCTGGAGGCCCGCCTCTGGAACGAGGTGTTCGTCTTCGCGCAGGACCACGTCGGCATCCCGCAGGGCACCGTCCGCGCGACCGTCCTGATCGAGACGATCACGGCGGCGTACGAGATGGAGGAGATCCTCTACGAACTCCGCGACCACGCCTCGGGGTTGAACGCGGGCCGCTGGGACTACCTCTTCTCCATCGTCAAGAACTTCCGTGACGGCGGGCAGAAGTTCGTCCTCCCCGACCGCAACGCGGTGACGATGACGGCCCCGTTCATGCGCGCGTACACCGAACTGCTCGTCCGCACCTGCCACAAGCGGGGAGCGCACGCGATCGGCGGCATGGCCGCGTTCATCCCGTCCCGGCGGGACGAGGAGGTCAACAAGGTCGCCTTCGAGAAGGTCAAGGCCGACAAGGACCGCGAGGCGGGCGACGGATTCGACGGATCGTGGGTGGCCCACCCCGACCTGGTCCCGATCGCGATGGCGTCCTTCGACGCCGTGCTCGGCGACAAGCCGAACCAGAAGGACCGGCTGCGCGAGGACGTCGACGTCAAGGCGGCCGACCTGATCGCCGTCGACTCCCTGGAGGCCAGGCCCACGTACGACGGACTGGTCAACGCCGTCCAGGTCGGTATCCGCTACATCGAGGCCTGGCTGCGCGGCATGGGCGCCGTCGCGATCTTCAACCTGATGGAGGACGCGGCCACCGCGGAGATCTCGCGCTCGCAGATCTGGCAGTGGATCAACGCGGGCGTCGAGTTCGAGCACGACGGGCACACCGTGAAGGCGACGCCCGAGCTGACCCGGGAGATCGCGGCCCGGGAGCTGGCGGACATCCGCGCGGAGCTCGGCGAGGAGGCCTACGCGGCCGGTCGCTGGCAGCAGGCCCACGACCTGCTGCTGACAGTCGCGCTCGACGAGGACTACGCGGACTTCCTCACCCTGCCGGCCTACGAACAGCTGGCCGGCTGA
- a CDS encoding IclR family transcriptional regulator — translation MPTSSDAPADVAAKPAAGGGGVQSLERAFDLLERMADAGGEVGLSELSASSGLPLPTIHRLMRTLVACGYVRQQTNRRYALGPRLIRLGESASRLLGTWARPYLARLVEETGETANMALLDGDEIVYVAQVPSKHSMRMFTEVGRRVLPHSTGVGKALLAHVPADEVRALLSRTGMPAATEKTITTPDGFLDALEEVRRSGYAVDDNEQEIGVRCLAVPVPDSPTAAAISISGPAGRVTEAATERIVPVLQQVAVELSAALASSGPGT, via the coding sequence GTGCCGACGTCCAGCGACGCCCCTGCCGATGTCGCCGCCAAGCCAGCCGCCGGCGGCGGTGGCGTCCAGTCCCTCGAGCGCGCCTTCGACCTGCTGGAGCGGATGGCGGACGCGGGCGGCGAGGTCGGACTGAGCGAGCTCTCCGCGAGCAGCGGTCTGCCGCTGCCCACCATCCACCGCCTCATGCGCACCCTCGTGGCCTGCGGTTACGTGCGCCAGCAGACCAACCGGCGGTACGCGCTCGGACCGCGCCTGATCCGTCTCGGCGAGTCGGCGTCCAGGCTGCTCGGCACGTGGGCGCGCCCCTATCTGGCCCGCCTGGTCGAGGAGACCGGCGAGACGGCGAACATGGCCCTGCTCGACGGCGACGAGATCGTGTACGTGGCCCAGGTGCCGTCCAAGCACTCCATGCGGATGTTCACCGAGGTGGGCCGCAGGGTGCTGCCGCACTCCACCGGCGTCGGCAAGGCCCTGCTCGCCCACGTACCGGCCGACGAGGTGCGCGCCCTCCTGTCCCGTACGGGCATGCCCGCCGCCACCGAGAAGACGATCACGACACCGGACGGCTTCCTCGACGCCCTGGAGGAGGTGCGGCGCTCCGGCTACGCGGTGGACGACAACGAGCAGGAGATCGGGGTCCGCTGCCTCGCCGTCCCCGTGCCCGACTCGCCCACCGCCGCGGCCATTTCGATCTCCGGACCGGCCGGCCGCGTCACGGAGGCGGCCACGGAGCGGATCGTGCCCGTGCTCCAGCAGGTCGCGGTGGAGCTGTCGGCGGCGCTGGCGAGTTCGGGCCCCGGAACCTGA
- a CDS encoding DUF5955 family protein yields the protein MLRSLGQRSVTGSDEDPRVTELRTAVSRLRRELAALPAEFPDRGIAEDELAALAAMAVSGIPEAPRLRRSLLLVAGSIGSVSALAAGLAGVRSAVDLFGEPPRR from the coding sequence GTGTTGCGGAGCTTGGGACAGAGGTCAGTGACCGGCAGCGACGAGGACCCGAGAGTGACGGAGTTGCGGACCGCGGTGTCCAGGCTGCGTCGCGAACTCGCCGCGCTTCCGGCCGAGTTCCCGGACCGCGGCATCGCCGAGGACGAACTGGCGGCGCTCGCCGCGATGGCCGTCAGCGGCATCCCCGAGGCTCCGCGCCTGCGCCGATCGCTGCTCCTGGTCGCCGGTTCCATCGGCTCGGTCAGCGCACTGGCCGCGGGCCTCGCGGGCGTTCGCAGCGCGGTCGACCTCTTCGGAGAGCCGCCGCGCCGCTGA
- a CDS encoding SelT/SelW/SelH family protein, producing the protein MTPENTPAATVRPHRVQIEYCTQCRWLPRAAWLAQELLTTFEQELTELALKPGSGGVFVVRVDDEVIWDRREQGFPEPTAVKRLVRDRVAPGKTLGHSER; encoded by the coding sequence ATGACACCGGAGAACACGCCCGCAGCGACGGTGCGGCCGCACCGCGTGCAGATCGAGTACTGCACCCAGTGCCGCTGGCTGCCCCGGGCCGCGTGGCTCGCCCAGGAGCTCCTCACCACCTTCGAGCAGGAGCTGACCGAGCTCGCGCTCAAGCCGGGCAGCGGCGGCGTCTTCGTCGTACGCGTCGACGACGAGGTGATCTGGGACCGCCGTGAGCAGGGTTTCCCCGAGCCGACGGCCGTGAAGCGCCTGGTACGCGACCGAGTGGCCCCGGGGAAGACCCTGGGCCACTCGGAGAGGTAG
- the alc gene encoding allantoicase — protein sequence MTEQHRPALARFTGDASPYGGGDPYADHRTADFPFARYANLADRQLGAGVVAANDEFFAQRENLLLPGRAEFDPEHFGHKGKIMDGWETRRRRGASAGRPWPTADDHDWALVRLGAPGVVRGIVVDTAHFRGNYPQAVSVEGTSVPGCPSPEELLADDVKWTTLVPRTEVGGHAANGFAVDVEQRITHLRVNQHPDGGIARLRVYGEVVPDPRWLAVLGTFDVVALENGGQVEDASDRFYSPATNTIQPGRSRKMDDGWETRRRRDQGNDWIRYQLVARSEIRAIEIDTAYLKGNSAGWASVSVRDGSEGEWTEVLPRTRLQPDTNHRFVLAAPAVGTHARVDIFPDGGISRLRLFGALTEDGATRLTARHQELGG from the coding sequence GTGACCGAGCAGCATCGACCCGCTTTGGCTCGATTCACCGGCGACGCGAGCCCCTACGGAGGCGGCGACCCGTACGCGGACCACCGCACCGCCGACTTCCCCTTCGCCCGGTACGCCAACCTCGCCGACCGGCAGCTCGGCGCCGGGGTCGTCGCCGCCAACGACGAGTTCTTCGCCCAGCGCGAGAACCTGCTGCTGCCCGGGCGGGCGGAGTTCGACCCCGAGCACTTCGGGCACAAGGGCAAGATCATGGACGGCTGGGAGACCCGGCGCCGGCGCGGTGCGTCCGCCGGCCGTCCGTGGCCCACCGCCGACGACCACGACTGGGCGCTCGTACGCCTCGGCGCTCCCGGTGTCGTACGCGGCATCGTCGTCGACACCGCCCACTTCCGCGGCAACTACCCGCAGGCCGTGTCCGTCGAGGGGACGTCGGTACCGGGTTGCCCGTCCCCCGAGGAACTCCTCGCGGACGACGTCAAGTGGACAACTCTCGTACCCCGTACGGAGGTCGGCGGTCACGCGGCCAACGGCTTCGCCGTCGATGTCGAGCAGCGCATCACCCATCTCCGCGTCAACCAGCACCCCGACGGCGGCATCGCGCGCCTTCGCGTGTACGGCGAGGTCGTACCGGACCCGCGCTGGCTGGCGGTCCTCGGTACCTTCGACGTGGTCGCCCTGGAGAACGGCGGCCAGGTCGAGGACGCGTCCGACCGCTTCTACTCGCCCGCCACGAACACCATCCAGCCGGGGCGTTCCCGCAAGATGGACGACGGCTGGGAGACCCGGCGGCGCCGCGACCAGGGCAACGACTGGATCCGCTACCAGCTCGTCGCGCGGTCCGAGATCCGCGCGATCGAGATCGACACGGCCTACCTGAAGGGCAACTCGGCGGGCTGGGCGTCCGTTTCCGTGCGCGACGGCTCGGAGGGCGAGTGGACGGAGGTCCTGCCCCGGACCCGTCTCCAGCCCGACACGAACCACCGGTTCGTCCTCGCCGCCCCGGCCGTCGGCACGCACGCCCGCGTGGACATCTTCCCCGACGGCGGCATCTCCCGCCTCAGGCTGTTCGGCGCCCTGACGGAAGACGGCGCGACCCGCCTGACGGCCCGCCACCAGGAACTCGGCGGCTGA
- the allB gene encoding allantoinase AllB, which produces MRRPAWKGVPVSDDALVELVLRSTRVITPEGTRAASVAVAAGKITAVLPHDAEVPAGARLEDFGDDVLLPGLVDTHVHVNDPGRTEWEGFWTATRAAAAGGITTLVDMPLNSLPPTTTVDHLRTKRDVARPKAHIDLGFWGGALPGNVKDLRPLHDAGVFGFKAFLSPSGVDEFPELDQDQLAQSLAEIAGFDGLLIVHAEDPHHLAAAPQPGPREAVAYAAFLASRPRDAENTAVANLIAQARRLDARVHVLHLSSSDALPQIAAAKREGVRLTVETCPHYLTLTAEEVPDGASEFKCCPPIREAANQDLLWQALADGTIDCVVTDHSPSTADLKTDDFATAWGGISGLQLSLSAVWTEARKRGHGLEDVVRWMSSRTAELVGLDDRKGAIEAGRDADFAVLAPDETFTVDPAALQHRNRITAYAGRTLHGVVRSTWLRGERIVSDGEFTQPSGQLLSRRP; this is translated from the coding sequence ATGAGACGTCCGGCATGGAAAGGGGTCCCGGTGTCCGACGACGCACTGGTCGAACTGGTCCTGCGCTCGACGCGCGTCATCACTCCCGAAGGGACGCGCGCCGCCTCGGTCGCCGTCGCCGCGGGAAAGATCACGGCGGTGCTCCCGCACGACGCCGAGGTGCCCGCCGGGGCCCGGCTGGAGGACTTCGGCGACGACGTCCTGCTGCCCGGGCTCGTGGACACCCACGTGCACGTCAACGACCCGGGCCGCACGGAGTGGGAGGGCTTCTGGACCGCCACGCGCGCCGCGGCGGCCGGTGGCATCACGACGCTCGTCGACATGCCCCTCAACTCGCTGCCTCCCACCACGACGGTCGACCACCTCCGCACCAAGAGGGATGTCGCCCGGCCCAAGGCGCACATCGACCTCGGGTTCTGGGGCGGCGCCCTGCCCGGCAACGTCAAGGATCTGCGGCCGCTGCACGACGCGGGCGTCTTCGGTTTCAAGGCGTTCCTGTCGCCCTCGGGGGTCGACGAGTTCCCCGAGCTGGACCAGGACCAACTCGCCCAGTCCCTCGCGGAGATCGCCGGATTCGACGGCCTTCTCATCGTGCACGCCGAGGACCCGCACCACCTGGCGGCCGCGCCCCAGCCGGGCCCGCGGGAGGCCGTCGCGTACGCGGCCTTCCTCGCCTCGCGGCCGCGCGACGCCGAGAACACCGCCGTCGCGAACCTCATCGCGCAGGCCAGGCGCCTCGACGCACGCGTCCACGTACTGCACCTGTCGTCCAGCGACGCGTTGCCGCAGATCGCGGCCGCCAAGCGCGAGGGCGTACGCCTCACGGTGGAGACCTGTCCGCACTACCTGACGCTCACCGCCGAGGAAGTCCCGGACGGGGCCAGCGAGTTCAAGTGCTGCCCGCCCATCCGCGAGGCCGCGAACCAGGATCTCCTGTGGCAGGCACTGGCCGACGGCACCATCGACTGCGTGGTCACCGACCACTCGCCGTCGACGGCCGACCTGAAGACCGACGACTTCGCGACCGCGTGGGGCGGCATCTCCGGGCTCCAGCTCAGCCTGTCCGCCGTCTGGACCGAGGCCCGCAAACGAGGACACGGCCTGGAGGACGTGGTCCGCTGGATGTCCTCGCGCACGGCCGAACTGGTCGGCCTCGACGACCGCAAGGGCGCCATCGAGGCCGGCCGCGACGCCGACTTCGCGGTGCTCGCACCCGACGAGACCTTCACCGTCGATCCGGCGGCCCTCCAGCACCGCAACCGGATCACCGCCTACGCCGGCCGGACCCTGCACGGTGTCGTCCGGTCCACCTGGCTGCGCGGCGAACGCATCGTGTCCGACGGCGAGTTCACCCAGCCGAGCGGGCAACTCCTGTCCCGGCGGCCGTAG
- a CDS encoding SDR family oxidoreductase: MTSQTTTQAGMTGTVALVTGGSRGIGAATAVRLAREGADVALTYVRDKDAADDVVGRIRALGRRALALRADSADADEASAAVERAAEGLGGLDVLVNNAGVGLLGPIESLSLADIDRVLAVNVRGVFLASRAAAARMGPGGRIITIGTCMTQRVPGPGGTLYATGKSALVGLTKALARELGERGITANIVHPGPIDTDMNPADGPYAAGQAAMTAVGRFGTADEVASAVAYLAGAEAAYVTGAEFSVDGGHAA; this comes from the coding sequence ATGACCTCACAGACGACGACACAAGCAGGCATGACCGGAACAGTGGCCCTGGTGACCGGCGGCAGCCGCGGGATCGGCGCGGCGACGGCCGTACGGCTCGCCCGGGAGGGCGCCGACGTGGCCCTGACCTATGTGCGCGACAAGGACGCGGCGGACGACGTCGTCGGGCGGATCCGGGCGCTGGGGCGGCGGGCGCTCGCCCTCCGCGCGGACTCCGCCGACGCGGACGAGGCGTCGGCCGCCGTGGAGCGCGCCGCCGAGGGCCTCGGCGGACTCGACGTGCTGGTGAACAACGCGGGCGTCGGACTGCTCGGCCCCATCGAGAGCCTCTCTCTCGCCGACATCGACCGGGTCCTGGCCGTGAACGTACGAGGGGTGTTCCTCGCGTCCCGGGCGGCGGCGGCCCGGATGGGACCGGGCGGGCGGATCATCACCATCGGTACGTGCATGACGCAGCGCGTGCCGGGCCCCGGCGGCACCCTGTACGCCACCGGGAAGTCGGCGCTCGTCGGCCTGACGAAGGCCCTCGCGAGGGAGCTGGGCGAGCGCGGGATCACGGCGAACATCGTCCATCCCGGGCCGATCGACACGGACATGAATCCGGCCGACGGTCCGTATGCGGCGGGGCAGGCGGCGATGACCGCGGTGGGACGGTTCGGGACGGCCGACGAGGTCGCGTCCGCCGTGGCCTACCTGGCCGGCGCCGAGGCCGCGTACGTCACGGGAGCGGAGTTCTCGGTGGACGGGGGGCATGCGGCCTGA